The following are from one region of the Phormidium sp. PBR-2020 genome:
- a CDS encoding RNA pseudouridine synthase — protein MLNQGWTYTDRLDSLPPGLTVLDYYAQRYRHSTRQMWRDRILQGQIHLNDNPTTPETPLQRGQYLTYYRPPWDEPEVPLRFDRLGEDEDILLVGKPSGLPVLPGAGFLQHTLLFQLQQEYPDIAPIHRLGRGTSGIMVWAKSPQGRSQLNQQLRRQQMLKVYRAWVGDWSHGDRLTINQRIGKLPHPTLGTVYGATAEGRWAESRVAVLSRSSEGVLLQVTISTGRPHQIRIHLAAVGHPLLGDPLYSPGGGLNLTVNPQTQTYPVPGDCGYCLHSFRLGFHHPTSGNWQCWDCPPPERLR, from the coding sequence ATGTTAAATCAGGGTTGGACCTATACCGATCGCCTGGATTCGCTACCCCCAGGACTGACGGTTTTAGACTATTATGCTCAACGCTACCGCCATTCGACTCGGCAAATGTGGCGCGATCGCATCCTCCAAGGCCAGATCCATCTCAATGATAACCCCACCACTCCGGAAACACCGCTACAACGGGGCCAATATCTTACCTATTATCGGCCTCCTTGGGATGAACCGGAGGTGCCTCTGAGGTTCGATCGCCTCGGGGAGGATGAGGATATCCTCTTAGTGGGGAAGCCGTCGGGCCTACCGGTTCTCCCGGGGGCGGGGTTTTTGCAACATACGCTTTTATTTCAGTTACAACAAGAGTATCCCGATATTGCTCCGATTCATCGTTTGGGGCGAGGAACGTCGGGGATTATGGTCTGGGCCAAGTCTCCTCAGGGGCGATCGCAGTTGAATCAGCAACTTCGCCGTCAGCAGATGCTGAAAGTCTATCGGGCCTGGGTGGGGGATTGGTCTCATGGCGATCGCCTGACGATTAATCAACGGATTGGCAAACTCCCTCATCCAACGTTAGGAACGGTTTATGGGGCCACCGCTGAGGGCCGTTGGGCGGAAAGTCGGGTGGCGGTGTTGAGTCGTTCGTCTGAGGGGGTTCTCTTGCAGGTGACGATTTCGACGGGACGACCGCATCAAATTCGCATTCATTTGGCGGCGGTGGGTCATCCTCTGCTGGGAGACCCACTCTATTCTCCGGGAGGGGGGTTGAATTTAACTGTTAATCCTCAGACCCAAACCTATCCGGTTCCGGGGGATTGTGGCTATTGTCTCCATAGTTTTCGGCTGGGGTTTCATCATCCCACGTCGGGAAATTGGCAATGTTGGGATTGTCCTCCGCCTGAGCGATTGAGGTGA
- a CDS encoding DUF962 domain-containing protein, whose translation MSQKFTSFESFYPYYLKAHENPICRRLHVLGVVVAIAAILYSIMTQTWWTLAIAPGFGYPCAWLSHGIFGKNVPATFGHPLYSFKGGILMYRDMLTGKIPF comes from the coding sequence ATGAGCCAGAAATTCACCTCTTTTGAAAGCTTCTACCCCTACTACCTCAAAGCCCATGAAAACCCAATCTGTCGGCGACTCCATGTCTTGGGAGTCGTCGTAGCCATTGCCGCCATCCTCTACTCTATTATGACCCAAACCTGGTGGACCCTGGCGATCGCCCCCGGCTTCGGCTATCCTTGTGCCTGGCTAAGTCATGGAATCTTCGGCAAAAACGTCCCCGCCACCTTCGGCCACCCTCTCTATAGCTTCAAAGGGGGGATTCTCATGTATCGAGATATGCTAACCGGAAAAATTCCCTTCTAA
- a CDS encoding rhomboid family intramembrane serine protease, with protein sequence MVPLKDENPIQITPVVTYVLIAANILIFIYQLSLGTPELQAFLQNFAFIPGQLSESLQGSSTGDMIPEPLTLITSQFLHGSVLHVAFNMLYLWIFGNNIEEEMGSSRYLTFYLLCGVLASLAQYVFDTNSMIPTLGASGAIAGVMGAYIFRFPQARVITLIPLVFFWFTVRIPAIFFLGFWFLQQAFNSVLSLEAQVNTGGMESGIAYWAHAGGFVFGALLGPLFGLFSRRN encoded by the coding sequence ATGGTTCCCTTAAAGGATGAGAATCCCATTCAAATCACCCCCGTCGTCACCTATGTTCTAATTGCCGCCAACATTCTCATTTTCATCTATCAACTCAGTCTAGGAACGCCCGAACTTCAGGCATTTTTACAGAACTTTGCCTTCATTCCCGGTCAACTGTCCGAGAGTTTGCAGGGGAGTTCCACGGGAGATATGATTCCCGAACCCCTAACATTGATCACCTCCCAGTTTCTCCATGGGAGTGTCCTCCATGTCGCCTTCAATATGCTGTATCTTTGGATTTTCGGCAATAACATTGAAGAAGAAATGGGGTCATCCCGCTATCTAACTTTCTATCTTCTCTGTGGCGTTCTCGCCTCCCTAGCCCAATATGTGTTTGATACAAACTCCATGATTCCCACATTAGGGGCCAGTGGTGCGATCGCCGGCGTCATGGGGGCTTACATTTTCCGCTTTCCCCAGGCCCGAGTTATCACCTTAATCCCCCTAGTATTTTTCTGGTTCACCGTCCGAATTCCCGCAATTTTCTTCCTCGGCTTTTGGTTTTTACAACAAGCCTTTAACAGCGTCCTCAGCCTAGAAGCCCAAGTTAACACAGGCGGAATGGAAAGTGGCATCGCCTACTGGGCCCACGCCGGAGGTTTCGTCTTCGGGGCCCTACTCGGCCCCCTATTCGGACTCTTCTCCCGCCGCAACTAA
- a CDS encoding ISAs1 family transposase: protein MSDSFSVSSSLQAHFGDLDDPRVEGRCAHQLFDIVVIALLAVLSGAEGWDAIETYGKAKQTWLATFLSLPNGIPSHDTFRRVLSRLDPNQLEARFQDWIGSLLETLDATVVAIDGKTLRGSYDREHHLKALQLVSAWSTEHRLVLGQTPVDSKSNEITAIPVLLEQLDLAGAIVTIDAMGTQKAIAQQIHEAKADYILALKGNQGSLHATARAYFEEFEQQGGQDALPVDHCHSVERGHHRIENRSCWVFRASDIFSASVCQRWPGLKSVVVIRSQRQLWNQTTCETRLFLSSLAVDATSFARFIRSHWEIENVLHWSLDVVFAEDSSRIRSQHGARNLSILRRLALNLLRQHPGRGSLKMKRYRAGLDDQFLLEILAASLSRPLSYSPS from the coding sequence ATGTCTGACTCCTTTTCTGTCTCCTCATCGCTTCAGGCTCATTTTGGTGACCTTGATGATCCCAGAGTAGAGGGCCGCTGTGCTCATCAACTCTTTGATATCGTGGTTATTGCCCTGTTGGCCGTCCTGTCGGGTGCCGAAGGCTGGGATGCGATCGAGACTTATGGCAAAGCGAAACAAACTTGGTTAGCTACGTTCCTCTCGTTGCCCAATGGTATCCCCTCCCATGATACCTTCAGGCGAGTTTTGTCTCGACTGGACCCGAACCAACTTGAAGCTCGCTTTCAAGATTGGATTGGCAGTCTGCTCGAAACCCTCGACGCTACCGTAGTAGCCATTGATGGCAAAACCCTACGAGGCTCTTATGACCGAGAACATCACCTCAAAGCCTTACAACTCGTCAGTGCTTGGTCTACTGAACACCGATTGGTTTTAGGTCAAACCCCTGTGGATTCAAAATCCAATGAGATTACAGCTATTCCTGTGCTTCTCGAACAACTCGACTTAGCCGGCGCGATTGTCACTATTGATGCCATGGGAACTCAAAAGGCAATTGCTCAACAGATTCACGAGGCCAAGGCTGATTATATTTTGGCTCTCAAAGGGAATCAGGGCAGTCTACATGCTACAGCTCGGGCTTACTTTGAGGAGTTTGAGCAACAAGGGGGTCAAGATGCGTTACCCGTTGACCACTGCCACTCGGTCGAGAGGGGTCACCACCGGATTGAGAATCGCTCTTGTTGGGTCTTTCGAGCCTCAGACATCTTTTCTGCCTCCGTTTGTCAGCGCTGGCCAGGACTCAAATCCGTCGTGGTCATTCGCTCTCAACGTCAGTTGTGGAACCAGACCACTTGCGAGACTCGCTTGTTTCTGAGTTCTCTCGCCGTTGATGCGACCTCCTTTGCTCGCTTTATTCGCTCTCACTGGGAGATTGAAAATGTTTTGCATTGGTCTTTGGATGTGGTGTTTGCTGAGGATAGTAGTCGCATTCGTAGCCAGCATGGCGCTCGTAACCTCAGTATCTTGAGGCGATTGGCGTTGAATCTGTTGCGGCAGCATCCGGGTCGAGGTAGTTTGAAGATGAAGCGTTACCGAGCTGGTCTTGATGATCAGTTTTTACTCGAAATTTTAGCGGCTTCTCTTTCTCGACCCTTATCATATTCTCCTTCTTGA
- a CDS encoding glycosyltransferase, producing the protein MSSSSEPNLTQTSPHPLVTVCIPTYNGEQFLGEALESVAEQTYPNLEILLADDGSEDATLEILEDFRDNSPHPCRIYRHSHRGMVQNWNFCIHEARGVYLKFLFQDDRLDPDCIRQLVNLAETDADLGFVFCVRRLERCPQAQDIPILQILWRHCQEIHRGWSHLQSRQAGVSLLADCQLWEFPLNKIGEPTAVLLRKSALEAVGGFDEDLCQLVDVELWWRLLARFSVGFVDQPLAVFRLHPGQQTVTNAREGAFDERRLCLKVAQNPIFSESMRRQGMLFWRQGEDWCCRDWSLGVPAVPTWFWPDWLQHLFSHLPQWQRRGEAMCYVQGLSALSEYLLTQLGNSPQDWLEALTTYSLQVSLWPAYYIDVSLDELLGQRRQLLQIFLERQGYDLNWQFSGQTSGKTGVYCPSWPLEGMGELPSREITMYSPQPQPPSWVGGDWIQLPGDLRGQVQQLREANLAELLLWGDSLREISAIAFLELHQLARVQRRVLPFPVAECPSEENFWPGASNHSIYHSTVAQLRQGRDENYLDVKQRLDLSSTRVIFWSNVSPESLTVELRDCWARIIEAVADSCLLLLLANEDEQSCIGGSSRDRLRETWTQFNLSRQQLIVVDRPDWQQQPLWWDVGDIYLDSFPVNSPQTVQMALRKNQVPVLYFGKTRRSQTSVNAFSGTIPPEVIAQQESDYINLAQKLGTDRPFRQEILRKLKLAQGMKNPS; encoded by the coding sequence GTGAGTTCCTCCTCTGAGCCTAATCTCACTCAGACATCCCCTCATCCTTTGGTAACGGTGTGCATTCCCACCTACAACGGGGAGCAATTTTTAGGGGAGGCCTTAGAGAGTGTGGCTGAGCAAACCTATCCTAACTTAGAAATTCTCCTAGCCGACGATGGTTCGGAGGATGCGACCCTAGAAATTTTAGAAGACTTCAGGGACAACTCCCCCCATCCCTGTCGAATTTACCGCCATTCCCATCGGGGGATGGTGCAAAATTGGAATTTTTGTATTCACGAAGCCAGGGGAGTTTATCTCAAATTCCTGTTTCAAGACGATCGCCTCGACCCCGATTGTATTCGTCAACTGGTCAACCTGGCCGAAACCGATGCCGATTTAGGATTCGTGTTTTGCGTCCGTCGGCTGGAGAGATGCCCTCAGGCCCAGGACATTCCCATCTTGCAGATTCTCTGGAGACATTGTCAGGAGATTCATCGTGGCTGGAGTCACTTACAATCTCGCCAGGCGGGGGTAAGTCTGTTGGCCGATTGCCAATTATGGGAGTTTCCCCTCAACAAAATTGGGGAACCCACCGCCGTTCTGTTGCGGAAATCGGCATTGGAGGCCGTGGGAGGGTTTGACGAAGACTTATGTCAGTTAGTGGATGTGGAGTTGTGGTGGCGACTGTTGGCCCGCTTCTCAGTGGGGTTTGTGGACCAACCGCTGGCGGTGTTTCGTCTCCATCCGGGGCAACAAACAGTGACGAATGCTCGCGAGGGAGCGTTTGATGAGCGGCGGTTATGTCTCAAAGTTGCCCAAAATCCCATCTTTTCTGAATCCATGAGACGGCAAGGGATGCTGTTTTGGCGACAAGGAGAGGATTGGTGTTGCCGAGATTGGTCTTTGGGAGTACCAGCGGTTCCCACATGGTTTTGGCCCGATTGGTTGCAGCATCTGTTCTCCCACCTGCCTCAATGGCAGCGTCGTGGTGAGGCGATGTGCTATGTTCAGGGACTTTCAGCCTTGTCGGAGTATCTCTTAACTCAGCTTGGTAACTCTCCCCAAGACTGGTTGGAGGCCTTAACCACCTATTCCCTTCAGGTTAGTCTCTGGCCCGCCTATTATATAGATGTCTCCTTGGACGAACTCTTGGGTCAACGGCGGCAACTCTTACAAATCTTTCTCGAACGTCAGGGGTATGACCTGAATTGGCAGTTTTCGGGGCAAACGTCGGGAAAAACGGGAGTCTACTGTCCGAGTTGGCCCCTGGAGGGAATGGGAGAGTTGCCATCTCGGGAGATAACCATGTATTCACCGCAACCCCAGCCGCCATCCTGGGTTGGCGGGGATTGGATTCAGTTACCGGGAGATTTGCGGGGACAGGTTCAACAACTGCGAGAGGCGAATTTGGCGGAGTTGCTGTTGTGGGGAGATTCACTCAGGGAGATTAGCGCGATCGCCTTCCTGGAACTGCACCAACTCGCCCGAGTTCAGCGGCGCGTCTTGCCCTTTCCTGTCGCGGAATGCCCATCAGAGGAGAATTTTTGGCCTGGTGCGTCTAACCATAGCATTTACCATAGCACGGTTGCTCAGTTAAGGCAAGGCCGCGATGAAAATTATTTAGACGTGAAGCAACGATTGGATTTAAGCTCAACGAGGGTTATTTTTTGGAGCAATGTTTCCCCGGAGAGTCTAACGGTTGAATTGCGAGACTGTTGGGCAAGAATTATTGAAGCGGTTGCCGATTCTTGTTTACTGCTGTTGTTGGCAAATGAGGATGAACAGTCCTGTATAGGGGGGTCAAGCCGCGATCGCCTCCGAGAAACCTGGACCCAGTTTAACCTATCTCGGCAACAGTTGATTGTCGTCGATCGCCCCGATTGGCAGCAGCAGCCTCTTTGGTGGGATGTGGGAGATATCTATTTAGATAGTTTCCCCGTCAATTCCCCGCAAACCGTCCAGATGGCCTTAAGAAAAAATCAGGTTCCTGTCTTGTATTTCGGCAAAACTCGGCGATCGCAAACCAGCGTTAACGCCTTTTCCGGGACAATTCCCCCGGAGGTCATCGCCCAACAAGAGTCGGACTATATCAACCTAGCCCAAAAACTAGGAACTGATAGGCCCTTCCGTCAAGAGATTTTAAGAAAACTTAAACTGGCCCAAGGCATGAAAAACCCATCTTAA
- a CDS encoding glycosyltransferase produces the protein MSPKISLILNSYNPCHYLQPAIESVLQQTYPNFELLIWDDGSSDDSLDIARSQAAQDERVRVIAAPHRGRGEALKAAISATTGDYLGWIDRDDILRPNALERTAAILNENPQIGMVYSDYLDIDSQGNSLGLGYRCRIPYSRDRLLTDFITFHFRLIRRDIYNQAGGIDPAFEYAEDYDLCLRISELTEIYHLREPLYHYRHHSDNASRSQASLQQARSQCAINNALRRRGLQDTLQLQVQDGRFILKPRPTASRSRVAAVLASLSLPLIPLNATATPTPSESGKAIIETASQGVSQAKPPTITSANLQDNIQPQQIEPDWEILKQDNPPIPPIRANEQIGDGYGYQPPAAGYGYQQQTPPTPPPLRPFIRPRSQMIRPQLSQDGNISFETRRDDLNA, from the coding sequence ATGTCCCCAAAAATTTCCCTCATCCTCAATAGTTACAATCCCTGTCACTATCTCCAACCGGCCATCGAGAGTGTTCTGCAACAAACCTACCCCAATTTTGAACTCTTAATATGGGACGATGGTTCCAGCGACGATTCCTTAGACATCGCGCGATCGCAAGCCGCCCAAGATGAGCGAGTGCGGGTCATCGCCGCCCCCCACCGAGGTCGAGGGGAAGCCCTCAAAGCCGCAATTTCTGCCACCACCGGAGACTATCTCGGCTGGATTGATCGAGATGATATCTTACGTCCCAATGCCCTCGAACGCACCGCCGCCATCCTCAATGAGAACCCCCAAATCGGGATGGTCTACAGCGACTATCTCGACATCGACAGTCAAGGAAACTCCCTCGGCTTAGGCTATCGCTGTCGTATTCCCTACAGTCGCGATCGCCTCCTAACCGACTTTATCACCTTTCACTTCCGCCTCATCCGTCGAGACATTTACAACCAAGCCGGTGGAATCGATCCCGCCTTTGAATACGCCGAAGACTACGATCTCTGTTTACGCATCTCAGAACTCACCGAAATTTACCATCTCCGCGAACCCCTCTATCACTACCGCCACCATAGCGACAACGCCTCCCGGTCCCAAGCCAGTTTACAACAGGCGCGATCGCAATGTGCCATCAACAACGCCCTCCGTCGTCGGGGTTTGCAAGACACCCTACAACTGCAAGTCCAAGACGGGCGATTTATCCTCAAACCTCGGCCCACCGCCTCCCGCAGCCGTGTCGCCGCCGTACTCGCCTCCCTCTCCCTTCCCCTCATTCCCCTCAACGCCACCGCCACCCCCACCCCCAGCGAATCCGGAAAAGCCATCATCGAAACCGCCAGTCAAGGAGTTTCCCAAGCCAAACCCCCCACTATCACCTCCGCCAACCTCCAAGACAACATCCAGCCGCAACAGATAGAACCCGACTGGGAGATCTTGAAACAAGACAATCCCCCCATTCCCCCCATTCGGGCCAACGAACAAATCGGAGACGGCTATGGCTATCAACCCCCCGCCGCCGGTTATGGCTATCAACAACAGACTCCTCCCACTCCCCCTCCCCTACGTCCATTTATCCGGCCCCGTTCCCAGATGATTCGCCCCCAACTCAGTCAAGACGGTAATATTAGCTTTGAGACTCGCCGCGATGATTTAAATGCCTAG
- a CDS encoding winged helix-turn-helix domain-containing protein, protein MKSSSEQPPDPLILGFRALSDPLRLQIIEHLCDRELCVCDLCDRLDTPQSKLSFHLKVLKEAYLVQPRQEGRWMYYRLNREHLHQLEQYLNHLQVLTADVPASSCS, encoded by the coding sequence ATGAAATCCTCCAGTGAACAGCCTCCCGACCCACTCATCCTGGGATTTCGGGCTTTAAGTGATCCCTTGCGCTTACAAATTATCGAACATTTGTGCGATCGCGAACTTTGCGTTTGTGATTTATGCGATCGCCTCGACACCCCCCAATCAAAACTCTCCTTCCATCTCAAAGTTCTCAAAGAGGCTTATTTGGTGCAGCCGCGACAAGAAGGACGCTGGATGTATTATCGACTAAATCGGGAACATCTGCATCAATTAGAACAGTATTTAAATCACCTCCAAGTTCTAACCGCCGACGTTCCCGCCTCCTCCTGTTCGTGA
- a CDS encoding PQQ-binding-like beta-propeller repeat protein, whose translation MALTRRQLTRYTLSLGLAAWLPSRLQSSTRSPLVTPTSLSDTLTRQVTEILNASPKLDVAATQLLVPTYLGNDQRRYYGRGTPEDLNLHHRFYLGSGISIVGGVPYTWSGAGWTGQPTLVRDRGHLYLVIGAYDHQLRKIDLDTQEVVWTYRFDDILKGTATIYIDETASEENQIVILQGSRLGNNKSLASAFVPSFRAVSFRTGKEIWRMNIRRTDSYSRDNDSSPLYLGDHTLFNAGENSIGYFINSRVEQRRPEQGFFVPEIYKELQLYEAEDVPLYQGNLVAESSPARSGDRLYLASGGGRIYGIDIPSQEIVWRFRAGGDLNGTISIAQDGKLFSTVDRERIPGQAGAYKLDPSKPDPDCVDWFLPTANVRFAEWEGGITGSVALNDHYRAPNTPPLFATNAIDGHLYIGSQTQVTGERVPGPFQQHQYNTPVIIFKERIGASISTPIFTDGNRLISAGYNGVHLFQLNYDIASPDDPQALDGGQGQFYRISVEKISSFNLGGSFEATPVVWDGLVYLCSRDGWMYCLG comes from the coding sequence ATGGCCCTAACCCGACGACAACTCACACGATACACCCTTTCCCTAGGACTCGCCGCCTGGCTTCCGAGTCGACTCCAGTCATCAACGCGGTCTCCCTTAGTCACCCCCACCTCCCTCTCTGACACCCTAACCCGTCAGGTCACCGAGATTCTTAACGCATCCCCCAAATTGGATGTCGCCGCAACCCAACTCCTCGTTCCCACCTATCTCGGCAATGACCAACGCCGCTACTATGGTCGGGGAACCCCCGAGGACTTAAACCTCCACCATCGATTTTACCTTGGCAGTGGCATTAGCATTGTCGGTGGCGTCCCCTACACCTGGAGTGGGGCCGGCTGGACTGGACAACCGACCCTGGTGCGCGATCGCGGCCATCTCTATTTGGTCATCGGGGCCTACGACCACCAACTGCGAAAAATCGATCTAGACACCCAAGAGGTGGTTTGGACCTATCGATTTGACGATATCCTCAAAGGAACCGCCACCATCTACATTGATGAAACCGCCAGCGAGGAGAATCAAATTGTCATCTTGCAAGGAAGTCGTCTAGGCAATAATAAATCCTTAGCATCTGCGTTTGTCCCCAGTTTTCGTGCCGTTTCCTTCCGAACGGGTAAAGAAATTTGGCGCATGAACATTCGTAGAACTGATAGTTATAGCCGAGATAATGATAGTTCTCCTCTCTATTTGGGCGACCATACTCTCTTCAACGCTGGGGAAAACTCCATCGGCTATTTTATCAACAGTCGCGTTGAGCAGCGTCGTCCCGAGCAAGGATTTTTTGTCCCCGAAATTTATAAAGAACTGCAACTCTACGAAGCCGAAGATGTCCCCCTGTACCAGGGTAACCTCGTCGCCGAATCCTCCCCTGCCCGCTCGGGCGATCGCCTCTACTTAGCCTCAGGCGGGGGACGCATTTACGGGATTGACATTCCCAGCCAGGAGATTGTCTGGCGATTTCGCGCCGGGGGAGACCTCAACGGAACCATCAGCATCGCCCAAGACGGGAAACTCTTTAGTACCGTCGATCGCGAACGTATCCCCGGCCAGGCAGGCGCCTACAAACTCGACCCCAGCAAACCCGATCCCGACTGCGTAGACTGGTTTCTCCCCACCGCAAACGTCCGTTTTGCCGAATGGGAGGGAGGAATTACCGGTTCAGTCGCCCTCAATGACCACTATCGGGCCCCCAACACCCCCCCACTCTTTGCCACCAACGCCATCGACGGTCATCTCTACATCGGCAGTCAAACCCAAGTCACAGGGGAACGCGTCCCCGGCCCCTTCCAGCAACATCAGTACAACACCCCTGTTATTATCTTCAAAGAACGCATCGGCGCCTCCATTTCCACCCCCATCTTCACCGACGGTAATCGTCTCATTTCCGCTGGCTATAACGGTGTCCATCTGTTTCAACTCAACTATGACATCGCCTCCCCCGATGATCCTCAAGCCTTAGACGGCGGCCAGGGACAGTTCTATCGCATCAGCGTTGAGAAAATCTCTAGTTTCAACCTGGGAGGATCGTTTGAGGCCACCCCAGTCGTCTGGGATGGCCTCGTCTATCTCTGTAGCCGCGACGGCTGGATGTATTGTCTTGGCTAG
- a CDS encoding metal-dependent phosphohydrolase: protein MFNATEILIQAFVEELREGYHRTYGGYKPDYADIIAWAGGMALENIANSDALYHTVEHTIGVALVGQEILRGKHIREGGISCEDWLHFILSLVCSDIGYVKGVCRQDNLEKHCFDTGKGELIQLDCGATDASLAPYHVDRSQRFVEERFHGHKLIEAREIKDNIELTRTLSSESPGYEDTSSFPGLTRAADLIGQLSDPRYLNKLGALYYEYEEANYNQKLGYRHAGDLRQSHSQQYWSLIYPAIEPALEYLGLTQEGKQIVANVYANVFVVEHDNTRTTISTDLEQS, encoded by the coding sequence ATGTTCAACGCCACTGAAATTTTAATTCAAGCATTTGTCGAGGAGTTACGGGAAGGGTATCATCGCACCTATGGCGGCTATAAACCTGATTATGCTGACATTATCGCGTGGGCGGGGGGCATGGCATTGGAAAATATTGCCAACAGTGATGCCCTTTATCATACTGTAGAACATACTATTGGTGTAGCATTAGTGGGGCAGGAAATTCTTCGAGGAAAACATATCCGCGAGGGAGGAATTAGCTGCGAAGATTGGCTCCATTTTATTCTCTCGCTGGTCTGTAGTGATATTGGCTATGTTAAGGGTGTTTGTCGTCAGGATAACCTGGAAAAGCATTGTTTTGATACGGGCAAGGGTGAGTTAATTCAACTTGATTGTGGCGCTACCGATGCCAGTTTGGCTCCCTATCATGTCGATCGCAGTCAACGCTTTGTAGAGGAACGATTCCACGGCCATAAGCTGATTGAAGCCCGAGAAATCAAGGACAATATTGAGTTAACTCGCACCCTATCCTCGGAGAGTCCTGGCTATGAGGATACCTCTAGCTTTCCTGGCTTAACTCGTGCGGCGGATCTGATTGGCCAGTTAAGTGATCCCCGTTATCTCAATAAGTTAGGTGCTCTTTATTATGAGTATGAGGAGGCAAATTATAACCAAAAGTTAGGCTATCGTCATGCAGGGGATTTACGTCAAAGCCATTCTCAACAGTATTGGTCGTTAATTTATCCAGCGATTGAACCAGCGTTGGAGTATTTAGGCTTGACCCAAGAAGGCAAGCAAATTGTTGCCAATGTCTATGCTAATGTGTTTGTCGTAGAACATGATAATACACGTACGACGATTTCCACGGACTTGGAACAATCTTAA
- a CDS encoding DUF305 domain-containing protein — protein sequence MEAPGQPGMPGEPMEGHMHDPGMHMTAMYLGPADEEFELRFLDAMILHHEGAVEMAEDALEKSEREEIRQLSQEIIDAQEDEIAQMEDWRDEWYAEAPEERQMYDAQMSQTVEMSDGVKSAMKMDMDLGEADDDFDLRYINAMIAHHEGALDMARQVLDNSDRPELQEFAQMVIETQTAEIQEMLALRDSWYLDN from the coding sequence ATGGAGGCTCCCGGACAGCCTGGAATGCCGGGTGAGCCGATGGAGGGTCATATGCACGACCCTGGAATGCACATGACGGCCATGTATCTCGGCCCGGCTGATGAGGAGTTTGAACTGCGCTTCCTTGATGCCATGATTCTCCATCATGAGGGTGCCGTTGAGATGGCCGAAGATGCCCTAGAGAAATCAGAACGGGAGGAAATTCGCCAACTCTCCCAGGAAATTATTGACGCTCAAGAAGACGAAATCGCCCAGATGGAAGACTGGCGCGATGAGTGGTATGCTGAGGCCCCAGAGGAGCGCCAGATGTATGATGCTCAGATGTCTCAGACGGTGGAAATGAGCGATGGCGTCAAGTCAGCCATGAAGATGGATATGGATCTCGGTGAAGCCGATGATGATTTTGATTTGCGCTATATCAATGCCATGATTGCCCATCATGAAGGGGCCTTGGATATGGCCCGTCAGGTGTTGGACAATAGCGATCGCCCGGAACTGCAAGAGTTTGCTCAAATGGTCATCGAGACGCAAACTGCTGAAATCCAAGAAATGCTGGCCCTGCGGGATAGCTGGTATCTCGACAACTAA